One genomic segment of Mycolicibacterium chubuense NBB4 includes these proteins:
- a CDS encoding nitroreductase family deazaflavin-dependent oxidoreductase, with the protein MQLPQWLARFNRHVTNPVQRLWAGWAPTMGILEHVGRRSGRRYRTPLTVFSASVDGHDAVAILLTYGPDRDWLKNITAAGGGTMRRYGRSFSVVDPQVMTKAQAKPAIRGLMRPLFAVLPFEQAVVLRRG; encoded by the coding sequence ATGCAGCTGCCGCAATGGTTGGCGCGGTTCAACCGGCACGTCACGAACCCGGTCCAGCGGCTGTGGGCCGGGTGGGCTCCGACGATGGGCATCCTCGAGCACGTCGGACGGCGGTCCGGCAGGCGCTACCGCACGCCGCTCACGGTGTTCAGCGCGTCCGTCGACGGCCACGACGCCGTCGCGATCCTGCTGACCTACGGCCCCGACCGGGACTGGCTGAAGAACATCACCGCCGCCGGCGGCGGCACCATGCGGCGCTACGGCCGGTCGTTCTCCGTCGTCGATCCGCAGGTAATGACCAAGGCGCAGGCGAAGCCGGCGATCAGAGGGCTGATGCGCCCGCTGTTCGCGGTGCTGCCGTTCGAACAGGCCGTCGTCCTGCGCAGGGGCTAG